One window of Curtobacterium sp. 458 genomic DNA carries:
- the purL gene encoding phosphoribosylformylglycinamidine synthase subunit PurL, protein MTNTVRPKPDTVQDAAATPDKEQPYEALGLKADEYARIKEILGRRPTSGELAMYSVMWSEHCSYKSSKNYLRQFGKKVTPEMTKNLMVGMGENAGVVDIGNGWAVTFKVESHNHPSYVEPYQGAATGVGGIVRDIISMGARPVAVMDQLRFGAIEHEDTQRVVHGVVGGISFYGNCLGLPNIGGETYFDPVYQGNPLVNALAVGVLRHEDLHLANASGAGNKVVLFGARTGGDGIGGASILASDTFTEGGPTKRPAVQVGDPFAEKVLIECCLELFQEELVEGIQDLGAAGISCATSELASNGDGGMHISLDDVLLRDPTLTAEEILMSESQERMMAVVRPEKLDEFLAVVRKWEVETSVLGEVTGTGRLVIDWQGQEIVNVDPRTVAVDGPVYDRPVAYPTWIDALQADSAASLDRPADGPALKAQFLQLLGSPNLASKNWVTNQYDTYVLGNTALSFPDDGGMIRVDEETGLGVTIATDANGRYCQLDPKQGARLALAEAYRNVAVTGAVPAAVTDCLNFGSPENPEVMWQFSEAVEGLADGCMELGIPVTGGNVSFYNQTGTTPIHPTPVVGVLGIIDDVALRVPSGWQDDGHNVYLLGTTSLELDGSAWAGTVHGHLGGRPPAVDLQQEKALADLLHAAASEQLLTSAHDLADGGLGQSLAESVLRFGIGARIVLDELEDRDGVDTATALFSESTGRVIVTVRREDDVRFQGLCEGRGFPVLRIGVTDATSGSLEVQGAFEATIDELRGTHAATLPARFGDVITEDVTEGYVGRGPLDDHGSFSPRADS, encoded by the coding sequence GTGACGAATACCGTTCGCCCGAAGCCCGACACCGTGCAGGACGCCGCCGCGACGCCCGACAAGGAGCAGCCGTACGAGGCGCTCGGGCTCAAGGCCGACGAGTACGCCCGCATCAAGGAGATCCTCGGCCGCCGCCCCACCTCGGGTGAGCTCGCCATGTACTCCGTCATGTGGTCGGAGCACTGCTCGTACAAGTCGAGCAAGAACTACCTCCGGCAGTTCGGCAAGAAGGTCACGCCGGAGATGACGAAGAACCTCATGGTCGGCATGGGTGAGAACGCCGGCGTGGTCGACATCGGCAACGGCTGGGCCGTCACCTTCAAGGTGGAGTCCCACAACCACCCGTCCTACGTCGAGCCGTACCAGGGTGCCGCGACGGGCGTGGGCGGCATCGTCCGTGACATCATCTCCATGGGCGCCCGTCCGGTCGCCGTGATGGACCAGCTCCGCTTCGGTGCGATCGAGCACGAGGACACGCAGCGCGTCGTGCACGGCGTCGTCGGCGGCATCTCGTTCTACGGCAACTGCCTGGGCCTGCCGAACATCGGCGGCGAGACCTACTTCGACCCGGTGTACCAGGGCAACCCGCTCGTCAACGCCCTCGCGGTCGGTGTGCTGCGGCACGAGGACCTCCACCTGGCGAACGCCTCGGGCGCGGGCAACAAGGTCGTGCTCTTCGGTGCCCGCACGGGTGGCGACGGCATCGGCGGTGCCTCGATCCTCGCGTCCGACACCTTCACCGAGGGCGGCCCGACCAAGCGTCCGGCCGTGCAGGTCGGCGACCCGTTCGCCGAGAAGGTCCTCATCGAGTGCTGCCTCGAGCTCTTCCAGGAGGAGCTCGTCGAGGGCATCCAGGACCTCGGCGCCGCGGGCATCTCGTGCGCGACCAGCGAGCTCGCGTCGAACGGCGACGGTGGCATGCACATCTCGCTCGACGACGTCCTGCTGCGCGACCCCACGCTCACGGCAGAGGAGATCCTCATGTCGGAGAGCCAGGAACGCATGATGGCGGTCGTCCGCCCCGAGAAGCTCGACGAGTTCCTCGCCGTCGTCCGCAAGTGGGAGGTCGAGACGAGCGTCCTCGGCGAGGTCACCGGTACCGGCCGCCTCGTCATCGACTGGCAGGGCCAGGAGATCGTCAACGTCGACCCGCGCACCGTCGCGGTCGACGGCCCCGTGTACGACCGCCCGGTCGCGTACCCGACCTGGATCGACGCGCTGCAGGCCGACTCGGCTGCCTCGCTCGACCGGCCGGCCGACGGTCCTGCGCTGAAGGCACAGTTCCTGCAGCTCCTCGGCTCGCCGAACCTCGCGTCGAAGAACTGGGTGACGAACCAGTACGACACCTACGTCCTCGGCAACACCGCGCTGTCCTTCCCGGACGACGGCGGCATGATCCGCGTCGACGAGGAGACCGGGCTCGGCGTCACGATCGCCACCGACGCCAACGGTCGGTACTGCCAACTCGACCCGAAGCAGGGCGCACGTCTCGCCCTGGCCGAGGCCTACCGGAACGTGGCCGTCACGGGTGCGGTCCCGGCCGCGGTCACCGACTGCCTCAACTTCGGTTCGCCGGAGAACCCCGAGGTCATGTGGCAGTTCTCCGAGGCCGTCGAGGGCCTCGCGGACGGCTGCATGGAGCTCGGCATCCCGGTCACCGGCGGCAACGTGTCGTTCTACAACCAGACCGGCACGACCCCGATCCACCCGACGCCGGTGGTCGGCGTGCTCGGCATCATCGACGACGTCGCCCTCCGCGTGCCGTCCGGCTGGCAGGACGACGGCCACAACGTGTACCTGCTCGGCACGACCTCGCTCGAACTCGACGGCTCGGCGTGGGCCGGCACCGTGCACGGGCACCTCGGCGGGCGTCCGCCGGCGGTCGACCTGCAGCAGGAGAAGGCCCTGGCGGACCTCCTGCACGCGGCAGCGAGCGAGCAGCTCCTGACGAGCGCACACGACCTCGCGGACGGTGGCCTCGGTCAGTCCCTCGCCGAGTCCGTCCTGCGCTTCGGCATCGGCGCCCGGATCGTCCTCGACGAGCTCGAGGACCGTGACGGCGTCGACACGGCGACCGCGCTGTTCTCGGAGTCGACCGGCCGCGTCATCGTGACCGTCCGGCGCGAGGACGACGTGCGCTTCCAGGGCCTCTGCGAGGGTCGCGGGTTCCCGGTGCTCCGCATCGGCGTGACCGACGCGACGAGCGGTTCGCTCGAGGTCCAGGGCGCGTTCGAGGCCACGATCGACGAGCTCCGCGGCACGCACGCCGCGACGCTCCCGGCACGGTTCGGTGACGTCATCACCGAGGACGTCACCGAGGGCTACGTCGGCCGGGGTCCGCTCGACGACCACGGGTCGTTCTCGCCGCGGGCCGACTCCTGA
- a CDS encoding NAD(P)-dependent oxidoreductase: protein MPVVTLPFQELVDRFGPVPDGVELAVWDVEQPFDRPDEVAIALLPFYFGGRHRWQFVHDLPNLRLLQLPSAGYEHAVPHVPEHALLANGRGIHDDETAELAVGLALTSLRELGAFQADRANGVWDARTTRSLADLRVTVVGYGAIGSAIATRFEAFRTEVTVVARTAREQDGRQVHGFDELPALAAATDVLVLITPLTDETERLVDAALLAALPDGALVVNVARGRVVDTDALVAEVRSGRLSAALDVTDPEPLPAGHPLWTTPNTVLTPHVGGNTDLSVPRSIELVRRQVAALVEHRPFENVIER from the coding sequence ATGCCCGTCGTCACCCTGCCGTTCCAGGAGCTCGTCGACCGCTTCGGCCCGGTGCCCGACGGCGTCGAGCTCGCCGTGTGGGACGTCGAGCAGCCGTTCGACCGCCCGGACGAGGTCGCGATCGCCCTGCTGCCGTTCTACTTCGGCGGTCGGCACCGCTGGCAGTTCGTGCACGACCTGCCGAACCTCCGGCTGCTGCAGCTCCCGAGCGCTGGCTACGAGCACGCCGTCCCGCACGTCCCCGAGCACGCCCTGCTCGCGAACGGGCGTGGGATCCACGACGACGAGACCGCTGAGCTCGCTGTCGGCCTGGCACTGACGAGCCTCCGGGAGCTCGGGGCGTTCCAGGCCGACCGCGCGAACGGCGTGTGGGACGCCCGCACCACGCGGTCCCTCGCCGATCTACGGGTGACGGTCGTCGGCTACGGGGCGATCGGTTCCGCCATCGCGACACGGTTCGAGGCCTTCCGCACGGAGGTCACCGTCGTGGCCCGGACCGCGCGCGAGCAGGACGGCCGCCAGGTGCACGGCTTCGACGAGCTCCCGGCGCTCGCGGCGGCGACGGACGTGCTCGTGCTGATCACCCCGCTGACCGACGAGACCGAACGGCTGGTGGACGCCGCCCTCCTCGCGGCGCTGCCGGACGGGGCCCTCGTGGTGAACGTCGCACGCGGCAGGGTCGTCGACACCGACGCCCTGGTCGCCGAGGTGCGCTCCGGCCGGCTCTCGGCCGCGCTCGACGTCACCGATCCCGAGCCGCTCCCGGCTGGGCACCCGCTCTGGACGACCCCGAACACCGTCCTCACGCCGCACGTCGGCGGCAACACCGACCTCAGCGTCCCGCGCTCGATCGAGCTGGTGCGCCGTCAGGTGGCCGCGCTCGTGGAACACCGTCCGTTCGAGAACGTCATCGAACGCTGA
- a CDS encoding N-acetyltransferase has translation MDASYTIVAGPPPLADYLRLRRDSGLTPKTPEQGAGAIAGSWTACHVVGPAGDVVAMGRAIGDGGWYFHIADIATDPAHQRHGIGRAVVEWLVADIRSRAPEGVYVTLVGDPPGQRLYRSLGFEDVAPSLGMALPVD, from the coding sequence ATGGATGCGTCCTACACGATCGTCGCCGGTCCGCCACCGCTCGCCGACTACCTGCGGCTGCGCCGCGACTCCGGGCTGACGCCCAAGACGCCCGAGCAGGGGGCCGGTGCCATCGCCGGGAGCTGGACAGCCTGTCACGTCGTCGGTCCCGCGGGGGACGTCGTCGCGATGGGCCGGGCGATCGGCGACGGCGGCTGGTACTTCCACATCGCGGACATCGCCACCGACCCGGCGCACCAGCGGCACGGGATCGGCCGGGCGGTGGTGGAGTGGCTCGTCGCCGACATCCGCTCACGCGCTCCCGAGGGCGTGTACGTCACCCTCGTCGGGGACCCACCCGGGCAGCGGCTCTACCGGTCGCTCGGCTTCGAGGACGTCGCCCCGAGTCTCGGGATGGCGCTGCCCGTCGACTGA
- a CDS encoding beta-propeller fold lactonase family protein, whose protein sequence is MSGDLPDLPDLPDLLVGSYTATGGGTATGISLVHDGVAQTVAVMDDPSFLAVSGDRVYAVSETADGSVSAFRRTAGGLEHLWDATAGGDAPCHVRVDPSGALVVANYTSGTVTAVSLERAESYAASVLASDGMVGAHGTADRIVVPESAVATAVLPDVTGPVEDRQEGPHAHQSIATPDGTVLVADLGGDALHEFRVTAGPAVESVRVHHVAPGVGPRHMAWHDGDLIVAGELDGRVHRLRRDDSGSFTVVASAPTFDGAVGESLLSHIEVDDDGRVVVAVRGRDVIVVLDASGEGLTLIGTAPAGGTWPRHFARVPGYLLVANQMSDAIAVLPVGADGVPGEAVAQIAVGTPACIVPV, encoded by the coding sequence ATGAGCGGCGATCTGCCCGACCTGCCCGACCTGCCCGACCTGCTCGTCGGCTCCTACACCGCGACGGGCGGTGGCACCGCGACCGGGATCTCCCTCGTCCACGACGGCGTCGCCCAGACCGTGGCCGTGATGGACGACCCGTCCTTCCTGGCCGTCTCCGGCGACCGGGTCTACGCCGTCTCCGAGACCGCCGACGGCAGCGTCTCGGCCTTCCGCCGGACCGCCGGTGGTCTGGAACACCTGTGGGACGCCACCGCCGGCGGCGACGCGCCCTGCCACGTCCGGGTGGACCCGTCGGGCGCCCTCGTCGTGGCGAACTACACCTCCGGCACCGTCACGGCCGTGTCCCTCGAGCGCGCCGAGTCGTACGCCGCCTCGGTGCTCGCCAGCGACGGCATGGTGGGAGCACACGGCACGGCCGACCGCATCGTCGTGCCCGAGTCCGCCGTGGCCACCGCGGTGCTCCCGGACGTCACCGGCCCGGTCGAGGACCGACAGGAGGGACCGCACGCCCACCAGTCGATCGCGACGCCGGACGGCACGGTCCTCGTGGCCGACCTCGGTGGCGACGCCCTGCACGAGTTCCGCGTGACCGCCGGACCCGCCGTCGAGTCGGTACGGGTGCACCACGTCGCGCCCGGCGTCGGCCCGCGGCACATGGCCTGGCACGACGGCGACCTCATCGTCGCGGGCGAGCTCGACGGTCGGGTGCACCGTCTCCGCCGTGACGACTCCGGTTCGTTCACGGTCGTGGCCTCCGCGCCGACCTTCGACGGTGCGGTCGGGGAGTCGCTGCTCAGTCACATCGAGGTCGACGACGACGGGCGCGTGGTCGTCGCGGTCCGCGGGCGGGACGTGATCGTGGTGCTCGACGCCTCGGGCGAGGGACTCACCCTGATCGGCACGGCCCCGGCAGGTGGCACGTGGCCGCGGCACTTCGCCCGCGTGCCGGGGTACCTACTCGTTGCGAACCAGATGTCGGACGCGATCGCGGTGCTGCCCGTCGGCGCCGACGGAGTGCCGGGTGAGGCAGTTGCGCAGATCGCGGTGGGCACGCCGGCCTGCATCGTCCCGGTCTGA
- a CDS encoding chorismate mutase has product MSDDQTPAHDQAAVAELQSIRQSIDNIDAAVIHMLAERFKYTQRVGYLKAAAGMPAADPAREQVQVSRLRDLAAESHLDPAFAEKFLNFIVAEVIHHHERIAGGGE; this is encoded by the coding sequence ATGAGCGACGACCAGACGCCCGCGCACGACCAGGCTGCGGTCGCCGAACTGCAGAGCATCCGGCAGAGCATCGACAACATCGACGCCGCCGTCATCCACATGCTCGCCGAACGCTTCAAGTACACGCAGCGGGTCGGCTACCTCAAGGCCGCCGCAGGCATGCCCGCGGCCGACCCCGCTCGCGAGCAGGTGCAGGTGTCACGCTTGCGCGACCTCGCCGCCGAGTCGCACCTCGACCCGGCCTTCGCGGAGAAGTTCCTGAACTTCATCGTCGCCGAGGTCATCCACCACCACGAGCGCATCGCGGGCGGCGGCGAATGA
- a CDS encoding DUF1304 domain-containing protein, whose translation MTALLVISSVCAVLAGLVHVYIFFLESIAWTSPRVRRIFSVETESDALATRSMAFNQGFYNLFLAIGAILGVVLIAAGNGAVGWPITVFATASMLGAAVVLLGSGRRYLRAALAQGTLPFLALLSALLGSTFGA comes from the coding sequence ATGACGGCTCTCCTCGTGATCTCGAGCGTGTGCGCGGTCCTCGCCGGACTCGTGCACGTGTACATCTTCTTCCTCGAGTCGATCGCCTGGACGAGCCCGCGCGTCCGACGCATCTTCAGCGTCGAGACCGAGTCCGACGCGCTCGCGACCCGGTCGATGGCGTTCAACCAGGGCTTCTACAACCTCTTCCTCGCGATCGGCGCGATCCTCGGTGTGGTCCTGATCGCGGCGGGCAACGGCGCGGTCGGGTGGCCGATCACGGTCTTCGCCACCGCATCGATGCTCGGGGCCGCGGTCGTGCTGCTCGGGTCCGGTCGCCGGTACCTCCGCGCTGCGTTGGCGCAGGGCACGCTGCCGTTCCTCGCGCTGCTGTCCGCGCTGCTCGGGTCGACGTTCGGCGCCTGA
- a CDS encoding iron-siderophore ABC transporter substrate-binding protein, which yields MTRSSSRLRRALAAAGAVVAASLVLAGCASGSGTSTDDTSSSAKADGQFPVSITTALGTTEIKSAPERVVALGWGDAETALELGVQPVGASDWLGFGGDGVGPWLKGAYTKSPKIIQTLEPSYEDIIKLKPDVILDVKSSGDADRYAKLSAIAPTVAVPKGGANYLATTEQQVDMIAKALGKESEGKKLLSGLDDAYAAARKAHPEFEGKTAVVGSYSSEGFGAYASSDSRSQFMENLGFTIPKAIDQQAGKQFAVSLSDENLDLLDADLTLILPIFVDASEASSNKLFQKVPSVEAGHDIVFDDKDVSSAFSLGTTAAIEWALDKLPSQFAEKLG from the coding sequence GTGACCCGCTCCTCTTCCCGACTCCGCCGCGCGCTCGCCGCCGCGGGCGCCGTCGTCGCAGCATCCCTCGTCCTGGCCGGCTGCGCGTCCGGCTCCGGCACCTCCACCGATGACACGTCGTCCTCCGCCAAGGCGGACGGCCAGTTCCCCGTCTCGATCACGACCGCGCTCGGCACGACCGAGATCAAGAGCGCGCCCGAGCGCGTCGTCGCCCTCGGCTGGGGTGACGCCGAGACGGCCCTCGAGCTCGGTGTGCAGCCGGTCGGCGCGAGCGACTGGCTCGGCTTCGGCGGCGACGGCGTCGGCCCGTGGCTGAAGGGCGCGTACACGAAGTCGCCGAAGATCATCCAGACGCTCGAGCCGAGCTACGAGGACATCATCAAGCTCAAGCCGGACGTCATCCTCGACGTCAAGAGCTCGGGCGACGCCGACCGCTACGCGAAGCTCTCGGCGATCGCGCCGACCGTCGCGGTGCCGAAGGGTGGTGCGAACTACCTCGCGACCACGGAGCAGCAGGTCGACATGATCGCGAAGGCGCTCGGCAAGGAGTCCGAGGGCAAGAAGCTGCTCTCCGGCCTCGACGACGCCTACGCCGCGGCCCGCAAGGCGCACCCGGAGTTCGAGGGGAAGACCGCCGTCGTCGGCTCGTACTCCTCGGAGGGGTTCGGTGCCTACGCCTCGTCGGACAGCCGGTCGCAGTTCATGGAGAACCTCGGCTTCACCATCCCGAAGGCCATCGACCAGCAGGCCGGCAAGCAGTTCGCGGTGAGCCTCTCCGACGAGAACCTCGACCTGCTCGACGCCGACCTGACGCTCATCCTGCCGATCTTCGTCGATGCGTCGGAGGCGTCCTCGAACAAGCTGTTCCAGAAGGTGCCGTCGGTCGAGGCCGGCCACGACATCGTGTTCGACGACAAGGACGTGTCCTCCGCGTTCTCGCTCGGCACCACGGCCGCGATCGAGTGGGCGCTCGACAAGCTGCCGTCGCAGTTCGCGGAGAAGCTCGGCTGA
- a CDS encoding shikimate dehydrogenase has product MQYSDPARSHLAVLGSPIAHSLSPTLHAAAYDVLGVPFTYGRHEVASGGLGAFVAGLGPEWRGLSLTMPLKREVLPLLDHTTPLVDELGVANTVRFRTAGDRVERLGANTDVEGLVRPVEALGHLPGEASVLGGGATAASAVTAAVRLGAVLVRVFLRDPAKSRRLVDLAVRLGVSLEVHPLTDLPGTRHGFVLSTLPGGAADGLDLTPSDPDAVLFDVAYEPWPTAAATRWSDAGGRVLNGLDMLTEQAIGQIRFFLTGDQDQLLPDEAAVRRAMRSAVGLEPSISPR; this is encoded by the coding sequence GTGCAGTACTCCGATCCGGCCCGCTCCCACCTCGCGGTGCTCGGCTCCCCCATCGCACACTCCCTCTCGCCCACCCTCCACGCAGCGGCCTACGACGTGCTCGGGGTGCCTTTCACGTACGGGAGGCACGAGGTGGCGTCCGGCGGGCTCGGTGCGTTCGTCGCGGGGCTGGGTCCGGAGTGGCGCGGGCTGAGCCTGACCATGCCGCTCAAGCGCGAGGTGCTGCCGCTCCTCGACCACACGACCCCCCTGGTCGACGAGCTCGGGGTCGCCAACACGGTCCGCTTCCGCACGGCCGGTGACCGTGTCGAGCGGCTGGGGGCGAACACCGACGTGGAGGGGCTCGTCCGACCGGTCGAGGCGCTCGGTCACCTGCCGGGCGAGGCCAGCGTCCTCGGCGGCGGTGCGACCGCGGCGAGCGCCGTCACCGCGGCGGTCCGGCTCGGCGCCGTCCTCGTGCGGGTGTTCCTGCGCGATCCTGCGAAGTCGCGGCGGCTCGTCGACCTCGCCGTCCGGCTCGGGGTGTCGCTCGAGGTGCACCCGCTGACGGACCTCCCGGGGACGCGCCACGGGTTCGTCCTCTCGACGCTCCCCGGTGGCGCCGCGGACGGCCTCGACCTGACGCCGTCGGACCCGGACGCGGTGCTGTTCGACGTCGCGTACGAGCCGTGGCCGACCGCTGCCGCCACCCGGTGGTCCGACGCCGGCGGCCGGGTGCTCAACGGGCTCGACATGCTGACCGAGCAGGCGATCGGGCAGATCCGGTTCTTCCTGACCGGCGACCAGGACCAGCTGCTCCCCGACGAGGCCGCGGTGCGTCGGGCGATGCGGTCCGCGGTCGGCCTGGAACCGTCGATCAGCCCGCGCTGA
- a CDS encoding YchJ family protein, whose protein sequence is MIADTDRCPCLSGNPYGECCGPLHAGAPAPTAERLMRSRFTAFALGLPEYLLATWHPSTRPASLDLDGSQRWTRLDIVATRAGGPFDTAGTVAFRAYWRAEVERGVLEETSDFVREDGRWLYVDGVVSAG, encoded by the coding sequence GTGATCGCCGACACCGACCGCTGCCCCTGCCTGAGCGGCAACCCCTACGGCGAGTGCTGCGGCCCGCTGCACGCCGGTGCTCCCGCGCCCACCGCCGAACGGCTCATGCGCTCCCGGTTCACCGCCTTCGCGCTCGGGCTGCCGGAGTACCTGCTCGCGACCTGGCACCCGAGCACCCGGCCGGCGTCGCTCGACCTCGACGGCTCGCAGCGGTGGACCCGGCTCGACATCGTCGCCACCCGCGCCGGCGGGCCGTTCGACACCGCGGGCACCGTCGCGTTCCGGGCGTACTGGCGCGCGGAGGTCGAACGCGGCGTGCTCGAGGAGACGAGCGACTTCGTCCGCGAGGACGGTCGGTGGCTGTACGTCGACGGCGTGGTCAGCGCGGGCTGA
- a CDS encoding alpha/beta fold hydrolase: MPATAFCLHALGSSSEEFALLHDRLEDTIDLVGIDLPGFGSSPASSGTTVEDMVERVERAIGRSGVTEWALVGHSMGGKVAAVVADRTVSGANGLFGLRGVVLLAASPRSPEPMGEDRRAAMLDWAAAGHITTDHAGEFVDANTATTLPSDRLRSAVYDVERADPEAWRAWLERGSREDWSDDTTNPVPALVLAGAEDGDLGPTAQQELVLPHWSNGTFAVVPGAAHLLPWEQPDHVADRIRAFWERHAANGPVVPEEHARVIASPRVSATTRGALAVRALADDPDADPLALSRAQLDTLRAVAAMVVPQTGERTVDVALRVDAQLADGVGDGWRPDGLPTDIEAYRAALDELSGAVSRGPADGSVTGDVLAGVLTAIDDGSYEPAGPMTVAQLSAWVEDAAVDLAKQWLAHPATMAAIDYDGYANGGDGVRKHGFQLLGAGQREAWEPGAPSAVPRTDTTEAGATR; this comes from the coding sequence ATGCCCGCCACCGCGTTCTGCCTCCACGCCCTCGGCTCGAGTTCCGAGGAGTTCGCGCTGCTGCACGACCGGCTGGAGGACACGATCGACCTCGTCGGCATCGACCTGCCCGGCTTCGGGTCGAGCCCGGCGTCCTCCGGCACGACCGTCGAGGACATGGTCGAGCGGGTCGAGCGGGCCATCGGCCGCAGCGGCGTGACGGAGTGGGCGCTCGTCGGGCACTCGATGGGCGGGAAGGTCGCGGCGGTCGTCGCGGACCGGACGGTGTCGGGCGCGAACGGTCTGTTCGGCCTCCGTGGTGTCGTGCTGCTCGCCGCGTCGCCGCGCTCCCCCGAGCCGATGGGCGAGGATCGCCGAGCGGCCATGCTCGACTGGGCGGCCGCCGGACACATCACCACAGACCACGCGGGCGAGTTCGTCGACGCGAACACCGCGACGACGCTGCCGTCCGACCGGCTGCGGTCTGCCGTGTACGACGTCGAGCGCGCGGACCCCGAGGCCTGGCGCGCCTGGCTCGAACGGGGCAGCCGCGAGGACTGGTCCGACGACACCACGAACCCGGTGCCCGCGCTCGTGCTCGCCGGCGCCGAGGACGGCGACCTCGGACCGACGGCGCAGCAGGAACTCGTGCTGCCGCACTGGTCGAACGGGACCTTCGCGGTCGTGCCGGGTGCCGCGCACCTGCTGCCCTGGGAGCAGCCCGACCACGTCGCCGACCGCATCCGGGCGTTCTGGGAGCGGCACGCCGCCAACGGTCCGGTCGTGCCGGAGGAGCACGCCCGGGTGATCGCCTCCCCGCGGGTGAGCGCGACCACCCGTGGTGCGTTGGCGGTCCGGGCGCTCGCGGACGACCCCGACGCGGACCCCCTGGCGCTGTCCCGCGCGCAACTCGACACCCTCCGTGCCGTCGCCGCGATGGTGGTGCCGCAGACGGGCGAGCGGACAGTCGACGTCGCGCTCCGGGTGGACGCGCAGCTGGCGGACGGCGTCGGCGACGGATGGCGGCCGGACGGCCTGCCGACGGACATCGAGGCGTACCGGGCGGCGCTCGACGAACTCAGCGGGGCGGTCTCGCGTGGCCCGGCCGACGGGTCCGTCACCGGCGACGTGCTCGCTGGCGTCCTCACCGCGATCGACGACGGGTCCTACGAGCCGGCCGGACCGATGACGGTCGCGCAGCTGTCCGCCTGGGTCGAGGACGCGGCCGTGGACCTCGCGAAGCAGTGGCTCGCGCACCCGGCGACCATGGCGGCGATCGACTACGACGGCTACGCGAACGGCGGCGACGGGGTGCGGAAGCATGGCTTCCAGCTGCTCGGGGCCGGCCAGCGCGAGGCGTGGGAACCGGGGGCCCCGTCTGCGGTCCCCCGAACGGACACGACGGAAGCAGGGGCGACGCGATGA